A region of Epinephelus fuscoguttatus linkage group LG1, E.fuscoguttatus.final_Chr_v1 DNA encodes the following proteins:
- the zmynd10 gene encoding zinc finger MYND domain-containing protein 10, protein MDTSVILPVEAEAFVQSLETFSLKEVGSERWFRQHEHIEKLNMQAILNASAMHHEFVKEHLVSYGKIPVLVHEMILIEVWKHKVFPILCQLQDFNPKNTFQLYMVIHHEVTIINLLETIMYHKDSCDSADDSVLDLVDYCHRKLTLLASKVTREGAMTLDQHNLREAVVSTIEELQVQSAALEFEISLKAVSVLRYITDHTESVSVINRMLCTHNLPCVLVQLIDCCPWSRYKEGEVEKYISGRWQKIPAEDRLKMTKLDGQVWISLYNLLLKEDCQRKYEFNSFNKNQLLKLRGFLTEVLVDQLPNLVELQRFLAHLAVTDPAPPKKSLILEQIPEMWNHIVSENSGKWKAIAKYQVKETFSPSESDLRQQAQRLAQMYNLDLMESLLPEKPKCGSCGKEAAKRCSRCQGEWYCHRECQVKHWPKHKRACQLMAEATEKIQRDLHINS, encoded by the exons GTGGTTCAGACAGCACGAGCACATCGAGAAACTCAACATGCAGGCGATACTGAATGCTTCTGCTATGCACCATGAGTTCGTCAAAGAGCACCTGGTGTCCTATGGAAAG ATACCTGTTCTGGTCCATGAAATGATCCTCATCGAAGTGTGGAAACACAAAGTGTTCCCCATCTTATGTCAGCTGCAGGACTTTAATCCCAAGAACACATTTCAGCTGTACATGGTG ATCCACCATGAAGTCACGATCATAAACCTACTTGAAACGATAATGTATCATAAG GATTCATGTGACTCAGCCGATGACTCTGTTCTTGACTTGGTGGATTACTGCCACCGCAAACTCACCTTACTGGCGAGCAAAGTGACCAGGGAGGGCGCAATGACTCTTGACCAACACAACCTGAGAGAAGCAGTTGTATCCACTATAGAG GAGTTGCAGGTGCAGAGTGCTGCACTGGAGTTTGAAATCTCCCTGAAGGCTGTTTCTGTGCTGCGCTACATCACTGATCACACCGAGAG TGTCAGTGTCATCAACCGCATGCTGTGCACACATAACCTGCCTTGCGTCCTGGTTCAGCTGATTGACTGCTGCCCTTGGAGTCGCTACAAAGAAG GTGAAGTAGAAAAGTACATCAGTGGTAGATGGCAGAAGATCCCTGCTGAGGACCGTTTAAAGATGACAAAACTAGACGGTCAGGTCTGGATTTCTCTTTACAATCTGCTGCTGAAGGAAGACTGCCAAAGGAAATATGAATTCAACAGTTTCAACAAGAATCAGCTTCTGAAG CTGCGGGGTTTCCTGACGGAGGTGTTGGTTGATCAGCTGCCAAACCTGGTGGAGCTGCAGCGTTTCCTGGCTCACCTGGCCGTTACAGACCCTGCCCCTCCAAAAAAGAGCCTCATTCTGGAACAg ATCCCAGAAATGTGGAACCACATTGTGAGTGAGAATTCTGGGAAGTGGAAGGCAATAGCAAAGTATCAAGTCAAAGAAACGTTCAGCCCGTCTGAGAGTGACCTGAGGCAGCAGGCACAGAG GTTGGCCCAGATGTACAATTTGGATCTGATGGAGAGTTTACTCCCCGAGAAGCCAAAGTGTGGATCCTGTGGGAAAGAGGCTGCAAAGAGATGCTCTCGATGTCAGGGAGAGTGGTACTGTCACAG AGAATGTCAGGTGAAGCACTGGCCTAAACACAAGAGAGCCTGCCAGCTTATGGCCGAGGCCACAGAGAAGATCCAGAGGGACCTGCACATCAACAGCTAA